Proteins found in one Triticum aestivum cultivar Chinese Spring chromosome 4D, IWGSC CS RefSeq v2.1, whole genome shotgun sequence genomic segment:
- the LOC123095562 gene encoding ACT domain-containing protein ACR10, with protein MGIPSPSDEVVQIVHGDSAGDPTVVTVSCPDKTGLGCDLCRLVLLFGLNVLKGDMSTDGRWCYIVLWVAASRRGRPPVAWDLLKERLVDLCPVPAPFGVDSAYLAAAGLQEPAGEPQVFLLKFCCYDRMGLLHDVTCVLCEMELTIRRVKVSTTPDGRVMDLFFITDARELLHTKSRREEAYEKLQSVLGDSVTSCEIESATEDMSSCLQASALLSPLVLEQMFSEVDVIEEQSSRSRSDSRLSVTMDNSLSPAHTLIQIQCGDHKGLLYDIMRTVKDCNIQISYGRFYAGQKGRCEVDLFAVQSDGKKILDQQKQRTMCSRLRTELLRPLRVALVNRGPDAELLVANPVEVSGKGRPLVFYDITLALKNLHRRVFLAEIGRHVVDDREWEVYRVHLGEDDHELSCSVRSKIVDGVTNMLMGWD; from the exons ATGGGGATCCCGAGCCCGAGCGACGAGGTGGTCCAAATCGTGCACGGGGACAGCGCCGGCGACCCCACCGTGGTCACCGTGAGCTGCCCCGACAAGACCGGCCTGGGCTGCGACCTCtgccgcctcgtcctcctcttcggcCTCAACGTCCTCAAGGGCGACATGAGCACCGACGGCCGCTGGTGCTACATCGTGCTCTGGGTCGCCGCCTCGCGCCGGGGCCGGCCCCCCGTCGCCTGGGACCTCCTCAAGGAGCGCCTCGTCGACCTCTGCCCCGTCCCCGCGCCCTTCGGAGTCGACAGCGcctacctcgccgccgccggcctccaggAGCCCGCCGGAGAGCCCCAGGTGTTCCTGCTCAAGTTCTGCTGCTACGACCGGATGGGCCTCCTGCACG ACGTGACATGCGTGCTGTGCGAAATGGAGCTTACGATTAGGAGGGTCAAGGTCTCCACCACGCCCGACGGCAGAGTCATGGACCTTTTCTTCATCACCGATGCTAG GGAACTTCTACACACAAAGAGCAGGAGGGAAGAGGCCTACGAAAAGCTGCAGAGCGTCTTAGGTGACTCGGTGACGAGTTGTGAAATAGAATCCGCGACGGAGGACATGTCTTCTTGCCTCCAAGCTTCAGCGTTGTTGTCGCCTCTTGTCCTGGAGCAGATGTTCAGCGAGGTTGATGTCATTGAGGAGCAGTCGAGCCGCTCGAGGTCTGACAGTAGACTGTCGGTCACAATGGACAACTCCCTCAGCCCCGCGCATACCCTGATTCAGATCCAGTGCGGCGACCACAAGGGCCTCCTGTACGACATCATGAGAACAGTCAAGGACTGCAACATCCAG ATTTCGTATGGTCGGTTCTACGCGGGCCAGAAGGGCCGGTGCGAGGTGGACCTTTTCGCGGTGCAGTCGGACGGGAAAAAGATACTTGACCAGCAGAAACAGAGGACGATGTGCTCTCGGCTGAGGACGGAGCTGCTGCGGCCGCTCCGCGTGGCGCTGGTGAACCGGGGCCCCGACGCGGAGCTGCTGGTGGCGAACCCGGTGGAGGTGTCCGGGAAGGGCAGACCGCTGGTGTTCTACGACATCACGCTCGCGCTCAAGAACCTCCATAGACGAGTCTTCTTG GCCGAGATTGGAAGGCATGTGGTGGATGATAGAGAGTGGGAGGTGTACAGGGTGCACCTGGGGGAGGACGACCACGAGCTCTCGTGCTCGGTGCGGAGCAAGATCGTCGACGGCGTCACCAACATGCTCATGGGCTGGGACTGA
- the LOC123099286 gene encoding histone H2B.11, whose translation MAPKRRGSKVVSSVVKTKVVEETVEVATTILPASQSQPDSADLQPEVVDVSRSRDVHVEVVTTPDAQPTAGAKKQPASKRGAANAKSPAAPLVVVPVSPEEEQQRKKGGSKTPASLQSQETQEEPYAYQGDETTKKRPQEEQDGAEPNKPEGPETPTQKRSRGEGKAKTRKAEAAARKKLSAAAGKKGGRRRRRLGGNTVDMGYKAYVYRVLKQVHPDLGASGKTMQALDMMMADMFERLATEASRLTQYAGRATLTSRDVQNAVRLVLPGELAKHAISEGTKAVTMYTSS comes from the coding sequence ATGGCTCCGAAGCGCCGCGGCAGCAAGGTGGTGAGCTCCGTCGTCAAGACCAAGGTGGTGGAGGAGACCGTGGAGGTCGCCACCACCATCCTCCCCGCCTCCCAGTCCCAGCCCGACTCCGCCGACCTGCAGCCGGAGGTCGTCGACGTCTCCCGCTCCCGCGACGTGCACGTCGAGGTCGTCACCACCCCGGATGCCCAGCCCACCGCCGGCGCCAAGAAGCAGCCCGCCTCCAAGAGGGGCGCCGCCAACGCCAAGTCGCCGGCCGCGCCGCTGGTGGTGGTGCCGGTCTCGCCGGAAGAGGAGCAGCAGCGCAAGAAAGGCGGCAGCAAGACGCCGGCGTCGCTGCAGAGCCAGGAGACGCAGGAGGAGCCCTACGCGTACCAGGGCGACGAGACCACCAAGAAGAGGCCGCAGGAGGAGCAGGACGGCGCTGAGCCTAACAAGCCGGAGGGCCCCGAGACGCCGACGCAGAAGAGGTCCAGGGGCGAGGGCAAGGCCAAGACGCGCAAGGCGGAGGCCGCAGCAAGGAAGAAGCTGTccgcggcggcggggaagaagggcgggcggcgtcggcgtcggctggGAGGGAACACGGTGGACATGGGGTACAAGGCGTACGTGTACCGGGTGCTGAAGCAGGTGCACCCGGACCTGGGCGCGTCGGGGAAGACGATGCAGGCGCTGGACATGATGATGGCGGACATGTTCGAGCGGCTGGCCACGGAGGCGTCGCGGCTGACGCAGTACGCGGGGCGCGCCACGCTCACCTCCCGCGACGTGCAGAACGCGGTGCGCCTGGTGCTCCCCGGCGAGCTCGCCAAGCACGCCATCTCCGAGGGCACCAAGGCCGTCACCATGTACACGTCCTCCTGA